From Cucumis melo cultivar AY chromosome 1, USDA_Cmelo_AY_1.0, whole genome shotgun sequence, a single genomic window includes:
- the LOC103492619 gene encoding auxin-induced protein AUX28-like, giving the protein MEKKKMGFEETELRLGLPGNNNVGSGESGEVAARKRGFAETVSSETISKVDLKLNLSSKETVGVGGDDVVANSNPSNKDKAVLTADPAKPPAKAQVVGWPPVRSFRKNNMLAFVKVSMDGAPYLRKVDLKMYKSYKQLSDALAAMFGSFTTIGNCGSQEMKDFMNESKLMDLLSGSDYVPTYEDKDGDWMLVGDVPWEMFVESCKRVRIMKGKEAIGLAPRAMEKCKNRS; this is encoded by the exons atggagaagaagaagatgggatTTGAAGAGACGGAGCTCCGGCTAGGTCTACCCGGAAACAACAACGTCGGCAGTGGTGAATCGGGAGAGGTTGCTGCTAGGAAACGAGGCTTTGCTGAAACTGTCAGCAGTGAGACCATTTCCAAGGTTGATCTCAAGCTCAATCTTTCTTCCAAAGAAACCGTTGGTGTCGGTGGCGATGACGTTGTCGCCAATTCCAACCCTAGCAACAAAGACAAAGCTGTCCTCACCGCTGATCCAGCCAAACCCCCGGCTAA GGCACAAGTTGTGGGATGGCCACCCGTTCGATCGTTCCGAAAGAACAACATGTTGGCGTTCGTAAAAGTGAGCATGGATGGCGCGCCATATCTGCGTAAGGTGGACTTGAAGATGTACAAGAGCTATAAACAACTCTCTGATGCTCTTGCTGCCATGTTTGGTTCCTTCACCACCATTG GCAACTGTGGATCTCAAGAAATGAAGGATTTCATGAATGAAAGTAAGTTGATGGATCTTTTAAGTGGCTCTGATTATGTTCCAACTTATGAAGACAAAGATGGTGATTGGATGCTTGTTGGAGATGTTCCATGGGA GATGTTTGTTGAATCTTGCAAACGTGTACGTATCATGAAAGGAAAAGAGGCCATTGGACTTG CACCGAGAGCTATGGAGAAATGCAAGAATAGAAGCTGA
- the LOC103492620 gene encoding F-box/LRR-repeat protein 17, protein MDRFHHPQSSAAASTVSNSELKRGKKRGSYNCGRCGLPKKGHVCNLNSSTTSTTTAVTAITSTPTTDSTNSARGSTIDPASHSHLRRALSFDEADDLRSGFHSDLDDIDEADPVFGYPDIDPDSSGRLPATCLWEVLRRLPPTGILAAARVCKGWRETTRKIWRAAELLRLRVPSRAQVGFVGSLLQKCSGLVTLSLRLESDLDSMMLACIAFSCPNLEVLEITKSQSSINRITGGELGRFVADKRCLKSFKMEGCSSLGSFSLCSSSLGTLWLSDLCSLSKMAFNCPNLKEISLEFSRQENDSTDLVAMVDGMGRGCPRLQNIHISSFRLSHAVVLALTAAQLRGLRMLSLVLGADITDASVASIASSYPNLELIDLSGSSISDSGIGMICNVFPDSLSRLLLALCPNITSSGIQFATAELPLLELMDCGMTICDPNATDSTSDTDDHKLSKPPPNSKFHLIYQKLIIKHNNLKKLSLWGCSGLDALYLNCPQLDDLNLNSCKNLHPERLLLQCPGLRNVHASDCEELLVGAIRTQLNKAAAPEENLLSCKRLADGSKRIRVPPLVNSLSSDNYTKRRKVGSHQCKILVS, encoded by the exons ATGGATCGCTTCCACCACCCTCAATCCTCCGCCGCCGCCTCCACCGTCTCCAACTCCGAACTCAAACGCGGCAAGAAGCGTGGTAGCTACAACTGTGGCCGATGTGGCCTCCCCAAGAAAGGCCATGTCTGTAACCTCAATTCTTCCACTACCTCCACTACCACCGCCGTCACCGCTATCACTTCTACTCCCACCACCGATTCTACCAATTCCGCTCGCGGTTCTACTATTGACCCGGCCTCTCACTCTCACCTCCGTCGCGCTCTCTCATTTGACGAGGCGGACGATCTCCGTAGCGGCTTTCACTCTGATCTTGACGATATTGATGAGGCCGATCCGGTGTTTGGTTACCCTGATATCGATCCGGACTCCTCTGGACGTTTGCCGGCTACTTGTCTTTGGGAGGTTTTGAGGAGGCTGCCGCCGACTGGGATTTTAGCGGCGGCGAGGGTTTGTAAGGGGTGGAGAGAGACGACGAGGAAGATTTGGAGAGCGGCGGAGTTGTTGAGATTGAGAGTTCCGTCTAGGGCTCAGGTTGGATTTGTTGGTTCGTTGCTGCAGAAGTGTTCTGGACTTGTGACACTCTCGCTTAGATTGGAAAG TGACTTGGATTCGATGATGTTGGCTTGCATTGCGTTCTCGTGTCCTAATCTTGAAGTTCTGGAGATCACCAAGTCTCAATCATCGATAAATCGCATCACAGG TGGTGAACTTGGTCGATTTGTTGCTGATAAACGCTGTCTTAAGAGTTTTAAGATGGAAGGTTGTTCTAGTTTGGGGAGTTTTTccctctgttcatcaagtcttGGCACACTTTGGCTTTCTGATCTTTGCTCGCTCTCTAAGATG GCTTTCAATTGCCCCAATTTAAAGGAGATTTCATTGGAGTTTTCCCGTCAAGAAAACGATAGCACTGATCTTGTTGCAATGGTTGATGGCATGGGAAGGGGTTGCCCAAGATTACAAAACATACATATTTCATCTTTCCGTCTTTCTCATGCTGTAGTACTAGCACTCACAGCTGCACAATTGAG GGGATTGCGGATGCTTTCACTTGTTCTTGGAGCTGACATCACCGATGCGTCAGTTGCTTCTATTGCTTCAAGCTATCCAAACTTGGAGTTGATTGATCTTAGCGG GTCTAGCATCAGTGACAGTGGCATAGGAATGATCTGCAATGTTTTCCCAGATTCATTGTCTAGACTTCTCCTTGCCCTCTGTCCTAATATCACTTCAA GTGGCATACAATTTGCGACGGCTGAATTGCCACTTCTTGAACTCATGGATTGTGGGATGACTATTTGCGACCCTAATGCTACAGATTCTACATCTGATACTGATGATCACAAGTTATCAAAACCGCCACCGAACTCTAAGTTTCACCTTATTTACCAAAAGCTGATCATTAAACACAACAACCTGAAAAAGCTGAGTTTATGGGGATGTTCTGGTTTAGAT GCACTATATCTTAACTGCCCACAACTAGATGATCTCAACCTGAACTCTTGCAAAAATTTGCATCCAG AGAGGTTGCTACTTCAGTGCCCTGGCTTACGAAATGTGCACGCATCAGATTGTGAGGAGTTATTGGTTGGAGCTATTCGAACTCAG CTTAATAAGGCTGCTGCACCAGAGGAGAACCTACTATCATGCAAACGCTTGGCAGATGGCTCAAAACGTATTAGAGTTCCACCTCTTGTTAATTCACTG TCATCTGATAATTATACGAAACGAAGAAAGGTCGGAAGCCATCAGTGTAAGATTCTTGTGTCATAG